A segment of the Vibrio sp. YMD68 genome:
TAAACTAATCTTAACTATGAAAGGATTTGTATTTCGATTGCGGGTTGTTTGACAGTTTGAACGGTTCAAAGGGGATTTCATGATGAGTATTTTCGACCATTTCCAAGCACGCTATGAGGCAGCCAAAGACGAAGAGTTGTCGCTTCAAGAGTTTCTTTCTCTTTGTAAAGAGGATAAGAGCGCCTACGCAAACGCAGCAGAGCGATTACTGCTCGCTATTGGTGAGCCAGAAGTTATCGATACCGCCTTAGATCCCACCCTAAGCCGAATTTTCTCTAATCGTGTTATCTCAAGATATAAAACATTTGAAGATTTCTACGGCATGGAAGACGCGATTGAACAAATTGTCTCCTATTTAAAACATGCGGCGCAAGGACTAGAGGAACGCAAACAAATACTCTACTTGCTCGGCCCTGTCGGTGGCGGTAAATCATCCTTAGCTGAAAAACTAAAAGCACTCATGCAACAAATGCCGATTTATGTGTTATCAGCGAATGGTGAGCGAAGCCCTGTCAATGACCACCCGTTTTGCCTTTTTGATGTCAATGAAGATGGCGAGGTCTTAAAGCAAGATTACGGAATAGAGAAACGCTATGTACGCTCGATTATGTCTCCATGGGCAGCCAAACGTCTTAAAGAGTTTGGGGGGGACTTATCTAAGTTTAAAGTCGTGAAACTGCGCCCTTCTATCCTTGAACAAATTGCCATTGCCAAAACAGAACCTGGCGATGAAAACAACCAAGATATTTCATCTCTGGTCGGTAAAGTTGATATTCGTCAGTTAGAACATTTTTCTCAAGATGACCCCGATGCTTACAGCTACTCCGGTTCATTGTGTAAGGCAAACCAGGGGTTAATGGAATTTGTCGAAATGTTCAAAGCGCCAATAAAAGTATTACACCCTCTGCTAACCGCGACACAAGAGGGCAACTTTAACGGCACAGAAGGGTTATCTGCTCTACCATTTGATGGCATGATTTTGGCTCACTCGAATGAATCAGAGTGGCAAACGTTCAGAAACAACAAAAACAACGAAGCGTTCTTAGACCGTGTTTACATCGTCAAAGTCCCTTACTGTTTACGTGTGTCTGAAGAAATCAAGATCTACCAAAAACTTCTGGAACATTCCGAACTGTCTAAAGCCCCATGCTCACCGAGTACCCTAGGGTTATTGGCACAGTTTACTATCCTCTCTCGTTTGAAAGAGCCAGAAAACTCCTCTTTGTTCTCTAAAATGAGGGTTTATGATGGTGAAACGCTAAAGGACACCGACCCGAAAGCGAAAAGCTATCAAGAGTACCGTGACTACGCAGGAGTCGACGAAGGTATGTCCGGTTTGTCGACACGTTTCGCTTTTAAGATTTTGTCGCGAGTCTTTAACTTTGACCAGACCGAAGTCGCTGCCAACCCTGTTCATCTGTTCTATGTCATCGAACAGCAGGTTGAAAGAGAGCAGTTTCCACAAGAGCAAGCTGAAAAGTACCTTGAGTTTCTGAAAGGCTACCTCGTACCTAAATATGTCGAGTTTATTGGTAAAGAGATCCAAACGGCCTACCTTGAATCTTATTCCGAATATGGGCAAAACATATTCGACCGTTACGTGACCTATGCGGATTTCTGGATTCAAGACCAAGAATATCGCGATCCAGAAACGGGGCAGCTGTTTGATAGAGGCGCACTCAATAGTGAACTCGAGAAAATAGAGAAAACAGCGGGCATCAGTAATCCGAAAGATTTCAGAAACGAGATAGTCAACTTCGTATTAAGAGCGAAAGCAAACAACAACGGCAAAAATCCGGTTTGGACCAGTTACGAGAAACTTCGTACCGTTATTGAGAAAAAGATGTTCTCGAATACGGAAGAACTGCTCCCCGTTATCTCTTTCAATGCGAAAACGTCATCAGACGACCAGAAAAAACATGATGATTTCGTCGCTCGCATGATGGAAAAAGGATACACCGAAAAACAAGTTAGATTGCTGTCTGAGTGGTATTTACGCGTTCGTAAATCTTCTTAATCGTAAGCAACGCTAAAACCGACAGTCTTTAACCATCGTAGTATCACTTGATGGTTAAAGGCTCAGTGGAGTGATGTTTCATGAGGAATTGCTGATGGCACAATTTATCGACAGAAGGCTTAACGGGAAAAACAAGAGTGCAGTCAACCGACAACGTTTTTTGCGCCGCCATAAAGAACAGATTAAAGAGTCGGTAGCCGATGCCGTTAATAGCCGCTCAATCACCAATACGGATTCCGGTGAAGATGTTTCTATACCTCACCGCGACATAAAAGAGCCGACCTTTCACCAAGGGCAAGGAGGCAAACGCGAGCGAGTCCATCCTGGTAATGACCAATTCATCAAAGGCGACAAAGTTGAAAGGCCGAAAGGTGGCGGGCAAGGTAATGGAGCCGGAGAAGGCAAAGCCAGCCCTGATGGCGATGGGGAAGACGAATTTGTCTTTCAAATATCCAAAGACGAATATTTGGACCTTCTTTTTGAAGATCTAGAGCTTCCCAACCTCGAAAAAAATCAGGTCAACAAAGTAACCGAATGGAAAACGCATCGCGCGGGGTTTCAATCTGCGGGGATCCCATCCAACATCGCTATCGTTCGCTCACTTCAGCAGTCATTAGCGCGCAGAACAGCAATGACAGCGGGTAAAAAACGCCTAATCAGTGAGTTGGAAGAGGAACTTGAGCGCATCCAAAATGCTGAACCCGCTCAAATGCTCGAAGAAAAGCGCATCCAAGAAGAGATCGAAGATTTAAGAAAAAAACTCAAAAGTGTTCCATTCATTGATACCTTCGATCTTCGTTATAAAAATTACGAAAAGCGCCCTATCCCATCAAGCCAAGCGGTCATGTTTTGTTTAATGGATGTCTCCGGCTCGATGGATCAAGCCACAAAAGATATCGCCAAACGTTTTTATGTGCTGCTCTATCTATTTTTGAATCGTACTTATGAAAATGTCGATGTTGTTTTCATTCGTCATCACACCCAAGCAAAAGAAGTCGATGAGCATGAATTTTTCTACTCTCAGGAAACGGGAGGAACCATTGTTTCTAGTGCGTTGAAACTCATGAATGACATCGTTGCTGAGCGATACCCAGCATCCGAATGGAACATCTATGCGGCGCAAGCGTCAGAC
Coding sequences within it:
- a CDS encoding YeaH/YhbH family protein, giving the protein MAQFIDRRLNGKNKSAVNRQRFLRRHKEQIKESVADAVNSRSITNTDSGEDVSIPHRDIKEPTFHQGQGGKRERVHPGNDQFIKGDKVERPKGGGQGNGAGEGKASPDGDGEDEFVFQISKDEYLDLLFEDLELPNLEKNQVNKVTEWKTHRAGFQSAGIPSNIAIVRSLQQSLARRTAMTAGKKRLISELEEELERIQNAEPAQMLEEKRIQEEIEDLRKKLKSVPFIDTFDLRYKNYEKRPIPSSQAVMFCLMDVSGSMDQATKDIAKRFYVLLYLFLNRTYENVDVVFIRHHTQAKEVDEHEFFYSQETGGTIVSSALKLMNDIVAERYPASEWNIYAAQASDGDNWADDSPRCKELLVNQLLPTCQYYSYIEITRRSHQTLWHEYEKLAQQFDNFAMKNIKTVDDIFPIFRELFQKEST
- a CDS encoding PrkA family serine protein kinase, whose translation is MSIFDHFQARYEAAKDEELSLQEFLSLCKEDKSAYANAAERLLLAIGEPEVIDTALDPTLSRIFSNRVISRYKTFEDFYGMEDAIEQIVSYLKHAAQGLEERKQILYLLGPVGGGKSSLAEKLKALMQQMPIYVLSANGERSPVNDHPFCLFDVNEDGEVLKQDYGIEKRYVRSIMSPWAAKRLKEFGGDLSKFKVVKLRPSILEQIAIAKTEPGDENNQDISSLVGKVDIRQLEHFSQDDPDAYSYSGSLCKANQGLMEFVEMFKAPIKVLHPLLTATQEGNFNGTEGLSALPFDGMILAHSNESEWQTFRNNKNNEAFLDRVYIVKVPYCLRVSEEIKIYQKLLEHSELSKAPCSPSTLGLLAQFTILSRLKEPENSSLFSKMRVYDGETLKDTDPKAKSYQEYRDYAGVDEGMSGLSTRFAFKILSRVFNFDQTEVAANPVHLFYVIEQQVEREQFPQEQAEKYLEFLKGYLVPKYVEFIGKEIQTAYLESYSEYGQNIFDRYVTYADFWIQDQEYRDPETGQLFDRGALNSELEKIEKTAGISNPKDFRNEIVNFVLRAKANNNGKNPVWTSYEKLRTVIEKKMFSNTEELLPVISFNAKTSSDDQKKHDDFVARMMEKGYTEKQVRLLSEWYLRVRKSS